The following are encoded in a window of Apis mellifera strain DH4 linkage group LG10, Amel_HAv3.1, whole genome shotgun sequence genomic DNA:
- the LOC408286 gene encoding 2-oxoglutarate dehydrogenase, mitochondrial isoform X5, translated as MYKARTVFNTLTPLAPRMCKPERFASWLVRSHPLTRTTQVMVAKSARKYSNRVATEPFLNGSSSSYVEEMYNAWLQDPHSVHVSWDSFFRSSTAGAAPGLAYQAPPSLAPSHNQVPLGALLPLGGSTQLSQIPITEKVIDDHLAVQAIIRSYQIRGHHIAKLDPLGINSADLDDRHPQELLYNHYSFEESDMDRIFKLPSTTFIGGKEKSLPLREILKRLEAAYCGHIGVEFMFINSLEQCNWIRQKMETPGIMEMTNDERRLILARLTRATGFEAFLARKWSSEKRFGLEGCEILIPAMKQVIDKSTELGVESIVMGMPHRGRLNVLANVCRKPLSQIFTQFAALEAADDGSGDVKYHLGTYIERLNRVTNKNIRLAVVANPSHLEAVDPVVQGKTRAEQFYRGDGEGKKVMSILLHGDAAFCGQGIVFETMHLSDLPDYTTHGTIHIVVNNQIGFTTDPRHSRSSPYCTDVARVVNAPIFHVNSDDPEAVMHVCKVAAEWRATFHKDVVIDIVSYRRNGHNEIDEPMFTQPLMYRKIKNTPPVLDKYAKTLTDDGVVTSEEVKDVKDKYEKICEEAYVNAKQETHIKYKDWLDSPWSGFFEGKDPLKVSPTGIKEDTLIHIGKKFSSPPPNAAEFVVHKGIERILKSRMEMIEARTVDWALGEAMAFGSLLKEGIHVRLSGQDVERGTFSHRHHVLHHQTVDKATYRPLCYLYPDQAPYTVCNSSLSEFGVLGFELGYSMTNPNALVCWEAQFGDFNNTAQCIIDQFISSGQAKWVRQSGLVMLQPHGLEGMGPEHSSARLERFLQMSADDPDYFPPENEEFAVRQLHDINWIVANCSTPANYFHILRRQIALPFRKPLILMTPKSLLRHPEAKSNFDLMLENTEFLRVIPEEGVASQNPNNVKRVLFCSGKIYYDLKKARAEKNLDDKVAIIRIEQISPFPYDLVKKEAVKYSNADLVWAQEEHKNQGAWTYIQPRFHTALNGTRSVSYVGRPTGASPATGSKMQHLKELKQLLDDSFNL; from the exons ATGTATAAGGCAAGGACagtatttaatacattaactCCTTTGGCACCTCGAATGTGCAAACCTGAAAGGTTTGCTTCATGGCTGGTACGAAGTCATCCCTTGACAAGAACTACACAAGTGATGGTAGCCAAATCAGCCAGAAAGTATAGCAATCGGGTAGCAACAGAACCTTTTCTCAATGGAAGTTCTAGTTCTTATGTAGAAGAAATGTATAATGCATGGTTACAAGATCCTCATAGTGTACATGTG tcTTGGGATTCATTTTTCCGTAGTAGTACTGCTGGAGCTGCACCAGGTCTTGCATATCAGGCTCCTCCTTCCCTTGCTCCAAGTCATAACCAAGTTCCATTAGGAGCATTATTACCACTTGGTGGAAGTACTCAATTAAGCCAAATACCTATTACTGAGAAAGTAATTGATGATCATCTGGCTGTTCAAGCTATTATTCGTTCTTATcag ATTCGTGGCCATCATATCGCTAAATTGGATCCACTTGGCATCAACAGCGCTGATCTTGATGATAGACATCCACAAGAGTTGCTCtataatcattattcattCG AGGAGTCAGACATGGAtcgtattttcaaattacCGTCCACCACTTTTATCGGAggcaaagaaaaatcattaccTCTTCGTGAAATCTTAAAAAGATTAGAAGCTGCTTATTGTGGTCACATTGGTGTGGAATTCATGTTTATTAACTCCTTAGAACAATGCAATTGGATTCGGCAAAAAATGGAGACACCTGGTATTATGGAAATGACAAATGATGAAAGAAGACTTATTTTGGCTAGATTAACTCGAGCAACTgg atTTGAAGCATTTCTTGCACGCAAATGGTCATCCGAGAAAAGATTTGGTTTAGAAGGATGTGAAATTCTAATTCCTGCTATGAAACAAGTAATTGATAAATCAACTGAATTAGGAGTTGAATCTATTGTTATGGGTATGCCTCATCGAGGTCGTTTAAATGTCCTTGCTAATGTATGCCGCAAGCCTTTAAGTCAAATATTTACTCAATTTGCTGCTCTTGAAGCAGCTGATGAT gGATCTGGTGATGTTAAATATCATTTGGGAACGTATATTGAGCGTCTAAATCGagtaacaaataaaaacattcGTTTGGCTGTAGTGGCAAATCCATCTCATTTGGAAGCTGTTGATCCGGTAGTACAAGGAAAGACTCGTGCAGAACAATTCTACCGTGGTGATGGTGAAGGCAAAAAA GTCATGTCTATTCTCCTGCATGGTGATGCTGCATTTTGTGGACAGGGTATCGTTTTTGAAACAATGCACTTATCAGATTTGCCTGATTACACAACTCATGGTACTATTCATATCGTggtaaataatcaaattggaTTTACAACAGATCCAAGACATTCACGATCATCTCCATACTGTACtg atgtTGCAAGAGTAGTGAACGCACCTATCTTTCATGTTAATTCGGATGATCCTGAGGCTGTGATGCATGTTTGCAAAGTTGCTGCAGAATGGAGAGCAACTTTTCACAAAGATGTTGTTATTGATATTGTATCATATAGACGAAATGGTCATAATGAAATTGATGAACCTATGTTTACACAACCTTTAATGTAccgcaaaattaaaaatactccACCAGTTCTAGACAAATATGCTAAAACTCTTACTGACGATGGTGTTGTCACTTCTGAAGAAGTTAAG gatgttaaagataaatatgaaaaaatctgTGAAGAAGCATATGTCAATGCTAAACAAGAAacgcatattaaatataaagattggCTGGATTCTCCATGGTCTGGTTTCTTTGAAGGAAAAGATCCTTTAAAAGTATCTCCTACTGGTATTAAAGAAGACACACTCAttcatattggaaaaaaattctcatcaCCACCACCCAATGCAGCAGAATTTGTAGTTCATAaag gtATCGAACGTATTTTGAAATCTCGTATGGAAATGATAGAAGCTCGAACAGTTGATTGGGCTCTTGGAGAAGCTATGGCTTTTGGTTCCTTACTTAAAGAGGGCATTCATGTTAGATTGTCAGGTCAAGATGTAGAAAGAGGAACTTTTTCACATAGACATCATGTTCTTCATCATCAAACTGTAGATAAAGCTACTTATAGACCGTTATGTTATCTTTATCCAGATCAAGCTCCATACACTGTGTGCAATAGTTCTTTATCAGAGTTTGGTGTTCttg gaTTTGAATTAGGTTATTCTATGACAAATCCTAATGCATTAGTATGCTGGGAAGCGCAATTTGGTGATTTCAATAATACAGCACAATGcattatcgatcaatttattAGCAGTGGTCAAGCTAAATGGGTACGTCAATCTGGTCTTGTTATGCTGCAACCTCATGGTCTCGAAGGAatg ggaCCTGAGCATTCCAGTGCTCGTTTGGAACGTTTTTTACAAATGTCGGCTGATGATCCAGATTATTTTCCTCctgaaaatgaagaatttgCTGTACGCCAATTGCATGATATCAACTGGATTGTAGCTAATTGCAGTACACcagcaaattattttcatattttaagaaGACAAATTGCATTGCCATTTAGAAAACCTTTGATTTTAATGACACCAAAATCATTACTTCGTCATCCAGAAGCGAAAtctaatttcgatttaatGCTAGAAAATACAGAGTTTCTTAGAGTAATACCAGAAGAAGGTGTAGCTTCTCAGAATCctaataatgttaaaagagTGCTTTTTTGTTCTGGTAAGATTTACTATGATCTAAAAAAAGCACGCGCAGAGAAAAATTTGGATGATAAAGTTGCTATTATAAGAATTGAACAG ATTTCACCTTTCCCATATGATTTAGTTAAAAAAGAAGCTGTTAAATATTCCAATGCAGATTTAGTATGGGCTCAAGAAGAACATAAAAATCAAGGTGCATGGACATATATTCAGCCTAGATTCCATACAGCTCTTAATGGAACTCGTTCTGTATC ATATGTTGGTCGACCAACGGGAGCTTCACCCGCAACAGGAAGTAAAATGCAGCATCTCAaagaattgaaacaattaCTTGATGACTCcttcaatctttaa
- the LOC408286 gene encoding 2-oxoglutarate dehydrogenase, mitochondrial isoform X4 translates to MYKARTVFNTLTPLAPRMCKPERFASWLVRSHPLTRTTQVMVAKSARKYSNRVATEPFLNGSSSSYVEEMYNAWLQDPHSVHVSWDSFFRSSTAGAAPGLAYQAPPSLAPSHNQVPLGALLPLGGSTQLSQIPITEKVIDDHLAVQAIIRSYQARGHLVADLDPLGIMQTDLIHTHYAARKGSPEQVLRQYMLEESDMDRIFKLPSTTFIGGKEKSLPLREILKRLEAAYCGHIGVEFMFINSLEQCNWIRQKMETPGIMEMTNDERRLILARLTRATGFEAFLARKWSSEKRFGLEGCEILIPAMKQVIDKSTELGVESIVMGMPHRGRLNVLANVCRKPLSQIFTQFAALEAADDGSGDVKYHLGTYIERLNRVTNKNIRLAVVANPSHLEAVDPVVQGKTRAEQFYRGDGEGKKVMSILLHGDAAFCGQGIVFETMHLSDLPDYTTHGTIHIVVNNQIGFTTDPRHSRSSPYCTDVARVVNAPIFHVNSDDPEAVMHVCKVAAEWRATFHKDVVIDIVSYRRNGHNEIDEPMFTQPLMYRKIKNTPPVLDKYAKTLTDDGVVTSEEVKDVKDKYEKICEEAYVNAKQETHIKYKDWLDSPWSGFFEGKDPLKVSPTGIKEDTLIHIGKKFSSPPPNAAEFVVHKGIERILKSRMEMIEARTVDWALGEAMAFGSLLKEGIHVRLSGQDVERGTFSHRHHVLHHQTVDKATYRPLCYLYPDQAPYTVCNSSLSEFGVLGFELGYSMTNPNALVCWEAQFGDFNNTAQCIIDQFISSGQAKWVRQSGLVMLQPHGLEGMGPEHSSARLERFLQMSADDPDYFPPENEEFAVRQLHDINWIVANCSTPANYFHILRRQIALPFRKPLILMTPKSLLRHPEAKSNFDLMLENTEFLRVIPEEGVASQNPNNVKRVLFCSGKIYYDLKKARAEKNLDDKVAIIRIEQISPFPYDLVKKEAVKYSNADLVWAQEEHKNQGAWTYIQPRFHTALNGTRSVSYVGRPTGASPATGSKMQHLKELKQLLDDSFNL, encoded by the exons ATGTATAAGGCAAGGACagtatttaatacattaactCCTTTGGCACCTCGAATGTGCAAACCTGAAAGGTTTGCTTCATGGCTGGTACGAAGTCATCCCTTGACAAGAACTACACAAGTGATGGTAGCCAAATCAGCCAGAAAGTATAGCAATCGGGTAGCAACAGAACCTTTTCTCAATGGAAGTTCTAGTTCTTATGTAGAAGAAATGTATAATGCATGGTTACAAGATCCTCATAGTGTACATGTG tcTTGGGATTCATTTTTCCGTAGTAGTACTGCTGGAGCTGCACCAGGTCTTGCATATCAGGCTCCTCCTTCCCTTGCTCCAAGTCATAACCAAGTTCCATTAGGAGCATTATTACCACTTGGTGGAAGTACTCAATTAAGCCAAATACCTATTACTGAGAAAGTAATTGATGATCATCTGGCTGTTCAAGCTATTATTCGTTCTTATcag GCTCGAGGTCACTTAGTTGCTGATCTGGACCCACTGGGTATCATGCAAACAGACCTGATACATACACATTATGCAGCCCGCAAGGGATCTCCAGAACAGGTTCTGCGACAATATATGCTTG AGGAGTCAGACATGGAtcgtattttcaaattacCGTCCACCACTTTTATCGGAggcaaagaaaaatcattaccTCTTCGTGAAATCTTAAAAAGATTAGAAGCTGCTTATTGTGGTCACATTGGTGTGGAATTCATGTTTATTAACTCCTTAGAACAATGCAATTGGATTCGGCAAAAAATGGAGACACCTGGTATTATGGAAATGACAAATGATGAAAGAAGACTTATTTTGGCTAGATTAACTCGAGCAACTgg atTTGAAGCATTTCTTGCACGCAAATGGTCATCCGAGAAAAGATTTGGTTTAGAAGGATGTGAAATTCTAATTCCTGCTATGAAACAAGTAATTGATAAATCAACTGAATTAGGAGTTGAATCTATTGTTATGGGTATGCCTCATCGAGGTCGTTTAAATGTCCTTGCTAATGTATGCCGCAAGCCTTTAAGTCAAATATTTACTCAATTTGCTGCTCTTGAAGCAGCTGATGAT gGATCTGGTGATGTTAAATATCATTTGGGAACGTATATTGAGCGTCTAAATCGagtaacaaataaaaacattcGTTTGGCTGTAGTGGCAAATCCATCTCATTTGGAAGCTGTTGATCCGGTAGTACAAGGAAAGACTCGTGCAGAACAATTCTACCGTGGTGATGGTGAAGGCAAAAAA GTCATGTCTATTCTCCTGCATGGTGATGCTGCATTTTGTGGACAGGGTATCGTTTTTGAAACAATGCACTTATCAGATTTGCCTGATTACACAACTCATGGTACTATTCATATCGTggtaaataatcaaattggaTTTACAACAGATCCAAGACATTCACGATCATCTCCATACTGTACtg atgtTGCAAGAGTAGTGAACGCACCTATCTTTCATGTTAATTCGGATGATCCTGAGGCTGTGATGCATGTTTGCAAAGTTGCTGCAGAATGGAGAGCAACTTTTCACAAAGATGTTGTTATTGATATTGTATCATATAGACGAAATGGTCATAATGAAATTGATGAACCTATGTTTACACAACCTTTAATGTAccgcaaaattaaaaatactccACCAGTTCTAGACAAATATGCTAAAACTCTTACTGACGATGGTGTTGTCACTTCTGAAGAAGTTAAG gatgttaaagataaatatgaaaaaatctgTGAAGAAGCATATGTCAATGCTAAACAAGAAacgcatattaaatataaagattggCTGGATTCTCCATGGTCTGGTTTCTTTGAAGGAAAAGATCCTTTAAAAGTATCTCCTACTGGTATTAAAGAAGACACACTCAttcatattggaaaaaaattctcatcaCCACCACCCAATGCAGCAGAATTTGTAGTTCATAaag gtATCGAACGTATTTTGAAATCTCGTATGGAAATGATAGAAGCTCGAACAGTTGATTGGGCTCTTGGAGAAGCTATGGCTTTTGGTTCCTTACTTAAAGAGGGCATTCATGTTAGATTGTCAGGTCAAGATGTAGAAAGAGGAACTTTTTCACATAGACATCATGTTCTTCATCATCAAACTGTAGATAAAGCTACTTATAGACCGTTATGTTATCTTTATCCAGATCAAGCTCCATACACTGTGTGCAATAGTTCTTTATCAGAGTTTGGTGTTCttg gaTTTGAATTAGGTTATTCTATGACAAATCCTAATGCATTAGTATGCTGGGAAGCGCAATTTGGTGATTTCAATAATACAGCACAATGcattatcgatcaatttattAGCAGTGGTCAAGCTAAATGGGTACGTCAATCTGGTCTTGTTATGCTGCAACCTCATGGTCTCGAAGGAatg ggaCCTGAGCATTCCAGTGCTCGTTTGGAACGTTTTTTACAAATGTCGGCTGATGATCCAGATTATTTTCCTCctgaaaatgaagaatttgCTGTACGCCAATTGCATGATATCAACTGGATTGTAGCTAATTGCAGTACACcagcaaattattttcatattttaagaaGACAAATTGCATTGCCATTTAGAAAACCTTTGATTTTAATGACACCAAAATCATTACTTCGTCATCCAGAAGCGAAAtctaatttcgatttaatGCTAGAAAATACAGAGTTTCTTAGAGTAATACCAGAAGAAGGTGTAGCTTCTCAGAATCctaataatgttaaaagagTGCTTTTTTGTTCTGGTAAGATTTACTATGATCTAAAAAAAGCACGCGCAGAGAAAAATTTGGATGATAAAGTTGCTATTATAAGAATTGAACAG ATTTCACCTTTCCCATATGATTTAGTTAAAAAAGAAGCTGTTAAATATTCCAATGCAGATTTAGTATGGGCTCAAGAAGAACATAAAAATCAAGGTGCATGGACATATATTCAGCCTAGATTCCATACAGCTCTTAATGGAACTCGTTCTGTATC ATATGTTGGTCGACCAACGGGAGCTTCACCCGCAACAGGAAGTAAAATGCAGCATCTCAaagaattgaaacaattaCTTGATGACTCcttcaatctttaa
- the LOC408286 gene encoding 2-oxoglutarate dehydrogenase, mitochondrial isoform X3 → MYKARTVFNTLTPLAPRMCKPERFASWLVRSHPLTRTTQVMVAKSARKYSNRVATEPFLNGSSSSYVEEMYNAWLQDPHSVHVSWDSFFRSSTAGAAPGLAYQAPPSLAPSHNQVPLGALLPLGGSTQLSQIPITEKVIDDHLAVQAIIRSYQARGHLVADLDPLGIMQTDLIHTHYAARKGSPEQVLRQYMLEESDMDRIFKLPSTTFIGGKEKSLPLREILKRLEAAYCGHIGVEFMFINSLEQCNWIRQKMETPGIMEMTNDERRLILARLTRATGFEAFLARKWSSEKRFGLEGCEILIPAMKQVIDKSTELGVESIVMGMPHRGRLNVLANVCRKPLSQIFTQFAALEAADDGSGDVKYHLGTYIERLNRVTNKNIRLAVVANPSHLEAVDPVVQGKTRAEQFYRGDGEGKKVMSILLHGDAAFCGQGIVFETMHLSDLPDYTTHGTIHIVVNNQIGFTTDPRHSRSSPYCTDVARVVNAPIFHVNSDDPEAVMHVCKVAAEWRATFHKDVVIDIVSYRRNGHNEIDEPMFTQPLMYRKIKNTPPVLDKYAKTLTDDGVVTSEEVKDVKDKYEKICEEAYVNAKQETHIKYKDWLDSPWSGFFEGKDPLKVSPTGIKEDTLIHIGKKFSSPPPNAAEFVVHKGIERILKSRMEMIEARTVDWALGEAMAFGSLLKEGIHVRLSGQDVERGTFSHRHHVLHHQTVDKATYRPLCYLYPDQAPYTVCNSSLSEFGVLGFELGYSMTNPNALVCWEAQFGDFNNTAQCIIDQFISSGQAKWVRQSGLVMLQPHGLEGMGPEHSSARLERFLQMSADDPDYFPPENEEFAVRQLHDINWIVANCSTPANYFHILRRQIALPFRKPLILMTPKSLLRHPEAKSNFDLMLENTEFLRVIPEEGVASQNPNNVKRVLFCSGKIYYDLKKARAEKNLDDKVAIIRIEQVNRYQCNKYQVLNLILLSFYLKLSECFYLQISPFPYDLVKKEAVKYSNADLVWAQEEHKNQGAWTYIQPRFHTALNGTRSVSYVGRPTGASPATGSKMQHLKELKQLLDDSFNL, encoded by the exons ATGTATAAGGCAAGGACagtatttaatacattaactCCTTTGGCACCTCGAATGTGCAAACCTGAAAGGTTTGCTTCATGGCTGGTACGAAGTCATCCCTTGACAAGAACTACACAAGTGATGGTAGCCAAATCAGCCAGAAAGTATAGCAATCGGGTAGCAACAGAACCTTTTCTCAATGGAAGTTCTAGTTCTTATGTAGAAGAAATGTATAATGCATGGTTACAAGATCCTCATAGTGTACATGTG tcTTGGGATTCATTTTTCCGTAGTAGTACTGCTGGAGCTGCACCAGGTCTTGCATATCAGGCTCCTCCTTCCCTTGCTCCAAGTCATAACCAAGTTCCATTAGGAGCATTATTACCACTTGGTGGAAGTACTCAATTAAGCCAAATACCTATTACTGAGAAAGTAATTGATGATCATCTGGCTGTTCAAGCTATTATTCGTTCTTATcag GCTCGAGGTCACTTAGTTGCTGATCTGGACCCACTGGGTATCATGCAAACAGACCTGATACATACACATTATGCAGCCCGCAAGGGATCTCCAGAACAGGTTCTGCGACAATATATGCTTG AGGAGTCAGACATGGAtcgtattttcaaattacCGTCCACCACTTTTATCGGAggcaaagaaaaatcattaccTCTTCGTGAAATCTTAAAAAGATTAGAAGCTGCTTATTGTGGTCACATTGGTGTGGAATTCATGTTTATTAACTCCTTAGAACAATGCAATTGGATTCGGCAAAAAATGGAGACACCTGGTATTATGGAAATGACAAATGATGAAAGAAGACTTATTTTGGCTAGATTAACTCGAGCAACTgg atTTGAAGCATTTCTTGCACGCAAATGGTCATCCGAGAAAAGATTTGGTTTAGAAGGATGTGAAATTCTAATTCCTGCTATGAAACAAGTAATTGATAAATCAACTGAATTAGGAGTTGAATCTATTGTTATGGGTATGCCTCATCGAGGTCGTTTAAATGTCCTTGCTAATGTATGCCGCAAGCCTTTAAGTCAAATATTTACTCAATTTGCTGCTCTTGAAGCAGCTGATGAT gGATCTGGTGATGTTAAATATCATTTGGGAACGTATATTGAGCGTCTAAATCGagtaacaaataaaaacattcGTTTGGCTGTAGTGGCAAATCCATCTCATTTGGAAGCTGTTGATCCGGTAGTACAAGGAAAGACTCGTGCAGAACAATTCTACCGTGGTGATGGTGAAGGCAAAAAA GTCATGTCTATTCTCCTGCATGGTGATGCTGCATTTTGTGGACAGGGTATCGTTTTTGAAACAATGCACTTATCAGATTTGCCTGATTACACAACTCATGGTACTATTCATATCGTggtaaataatcaaattggaTTTACAACAGATCCAAGACATTCACGATCATCTCCATACTGTACtg atgtTGCAAGAGTAGTGAACGCACCTATCTTTCATGTTAATTCGGATGATCCTGAGGCTGTGATGCATGTTTGCAAAGTTGCTGCAGAATGGAGAGCAACTTTTCACAAAGATGTTGTTATTGATATTGTATCATATAGACGAAATGGTCATAATGAAATTGATGAACCTATGTTTACACAACCTTTAATGTAccgcaaaattaaaaatactccACCAGTTCTAGACAAATATGCTAAAACTCTTACTGACGATGGTGTTGTCACTTCTGAAGAAGTTAAG gatgttaaagataaatatgaaaaaatctgTGAAGAAGCATATGTCAATGCTAAACAAGAAacgcatattaaatataaagattggCTGGATTCTCCATGGTCTGGTTTCTTTGAAGGAAAAGATCCTTTAAAAGTATCTCCTACTGGTATTAAAGAAGACACACTCAttcatattggaaaaaaattctcatcaCCACCACCCAATGCAGCAGAATTTGTAGTTCATAaag gtATCGAACGTATTTTGAAATCTCGTATGGAAATGATAGAAGCTCGAACAGTTGATTGGGCTCTTGGAGAAGCTATGGCTTTTGGTTCCTTACTTAAAGAGGGCATTCATGTTAGATTGTCAGGTCAAGATGTAGAAAGAGGAACTTTTTCACATAGACATCATGTTCTTCATCATCAAACTGTAGATAAAGCTACTTATAGACCGTTATGTTATCTTTATCCAGATCAAGCTCCATACACTGTGTGCAATAGTTCTTTATCAGAGTTTGGTGTTCttg gaTTTGAATTAGGTTATTCTATGACAAATCCTAATGCATTAGTATGCTGGGAAGCGCAATTTGGTGATTTCAATAATACAGCACAATGcattatcgatcaatttattAGCAGTGGTCAAGCTAAATGGGTACGTCAATCTGGTCTTGTTATGCTGCAACCTCATGGTCTCGAAGGAatg ggaCCTGAGCATTCCAGTGCTCGTTTGGAACGTTTTTTACAAATGTCGGCTGATGATCCAGATTATTTTCCTCctgaaaatgaagaatttgCTGTACGCCAATTGCATGATATCAACTGGATTGTAGCTAATTGCAGTACACcagcaaattattttcatattttaagaaGACAAATTGCATTGCCATTTAGAAAACCTTTGATTTTAATGACACCAAAATCATTACTTCGTCATCCAGAAGCGAAAtctaatttcgatttaatGCTAGAAAATACAGAGTTTCTTAGAGTAATACCAGAAGAAGGTGTAGCTTCTCAGAATCctaataatgttaaaagagTGCTTTTTTGTTCTGGTAAGATTTACTATGATCTAAAAAAAGCACGCGCAGAGAAAAATTTGGATGATAAAGTTGCTATTATAAGAATTGAACAGGTAAATAGATatcaatgtaataaatatcaagTTTTGAACTTAATACTTCTATcgttttacttaaaattatctGAGTGTTTTTATTTACAGATTTCACCTTTCCCATATGATTTAGTTAAAAAAGAAGCTGTTAAATATTCCAATGCAGATTTAGTATGGGCTCAAGAAGAACATAAAAATCAAGGTGCATGGACATATATTCAGCCTAGATTCCATACAGCTCTTAATGGAACTCGTTCTGTATC ATATGTTGGTCGACCAACGGGAGCTTCACCCGCAACAGGAAGTAAAATGCAGCATCTCAaagaattgaaacaattaCTTGATGACTCcttcaatctttaa